A window of Apium graveolens cultivar Ventura chromosome 8, ASM990537v1, whole genome shotgun sequence contains these coding sequences:
- the LOC141677103 gene encoding uncharacterized protein LOC141677103 isoform X5, which translates to MLGVSYGQLLLLIGAVVAFNGPKDFPRVSRIAGRLAGRAIGYVQLARAQFDVIMHQSQAHQVHKELKETMAQLEAIRHEIRTVSFMNPGQLTTRLVDNLDKTTAANEGTEPEKKSNYFELV; encoded by the exons ATGCTTGGAGTCTCGTATGGACAGCTTCTCCTCTTGATCGGAGCTGTTGTTGCCTTCAATG GTCCCAAGGATTTCCCACGTGTTTCCAGAATAGCAGGGAGGCTGGCTGGTCGTGCAATTGGTTATGTTCAATTAGCTCGTGCTCAGTTTGATGTTATTATGCATCAATCTCAGGCTCACCAG GTGCATAAAGAACTAAAAGAAACAATGGCTCAGTTGGAAGCTATACGTCATGAGATTAGAACAGTCTCTTTTATGAATCCTGGTCAATTGACGACAAGACTGGTGGATAATCTTGATAAGACAACTGCAGCAAATG AAGGCACAGAACCAGAAAAG AAAAGCAACTACTTCGAGCTCGTTTGA
- the LOC141677103 gene encoding uncharacterized protein LOC141677103 isoform X2, with protein MLGVSYGQLLLLIGAVVAFNGPKDFPRVSRIAGRLAGRAIGYVQLARAQFDVIMHQSQAHQVHKELKETMAQLEAIRHEIRTVSFMNPGQLTTRLVDNLDKTTAANEGTEPEKVTEENVSRTTSKVDYLQDSRLTASSSFHIHRKATTSSSFDIHSKATAYASLAESSAFN; from the exons ATGCTTGGAGTCTCGTATGGACAGCTTCTCCTCTTGATCGGAGCTGTTGTTGCCTTCAATG GTCCCAAGGATTTCCCACGTGTTTCCAGAATAGCAGGGAGGCTGGCTGGTCGTGCAATTGGTTATGTTCAATTAGCTCGTGCTCAGTTTGATGTTATTATGCATCAATCTCAGGCTCACCAG GTGCATAAAGAACTAAAAGAAACAATGGCTCAGTTGGAAGCTATACGTCATGAGATTAGAACAGTCTCTTTTATGAATCCTGGTCAATTGACGACAAGACTGGTGGATAATCTTGATAAGACAACTGCAGCAAATG AAGGCACAGAACCAGAAAAGGTAACAGAAGAGAACGTATCCAGGACTACTTCTAAG GTTGATTATTTGCAGGATTCTAGATTAACGGCTTCAAGCTCCTTTCATATTCACAGAAAAGCAACTACTTCGAGCTCGTTTGATATCCACAGCAAAGCAACTGCTTACGCAAGTTTAGCTGAATCCTCTGCTTTTAATTAG
- the LOC141677103 gene encoding uncharacterized protein LOC141677103 isoform X3, with the protein MLGVSYGQLLLLIGAVVAFNGPKDFPRVSRIAGRLAGRAIGYVQLARAQFDVIMHQSQAHQVHKELKETMAQLEAIRHEIRTVSFMNPGQLTTRLVDNLDKTTAANEGTEPEKVTEENVSRTTSKDSRLTASSSFHIHRKATTSSSFDIHSKATAYASLAESSAFN; encoded by the exons ATGCTTGGAGTCTCGTATGGACAGCTTCTCCTCTTGATCGGAGCTGTTGTTGCCTTCAATG GTCCCAAGGATTTCCCACGTGTTTCCAGAATAGCAGGGAGGCTGGCTGGTCGTGCAATTGGTTATGTTCAATTAGCTCGTGCTCAGTTTGATGTTATTATGCATCAATCTCAGGCTCACCAG GTGCATAAAGAACTAAAAGAAACAATGGCTCAGTTGGAAGCTATACGTCATGAGATTAGAACAGTCTCTTTTATGAATCCTGGTCAATTGACGACAAGACTGGTGGATAATCTTGATAAGACAACTGCAGCAAATG AAGGCACAGAACCAGAAAAGGTAACAGAAGAGAACGTATCCAGGACTACTTCTAAG GATTCTAGATTAACGGCTTCAAGCTCCTTTCATATTCACAGAAAAGCAACTACTTCGAGCTCGTTTGATATCCACAGCAAAGCAACTGCTTACGCAAGTTTAGCTGAATCCTCTGCTTTTAATTAG
- the LOC141677103 gene encoding uncharacterized protein LOC141677103 isoform X4 — translation MLGVSYGQLLLLIGAVVAFNGPKDFPRVSRIAGRLAGRAIGYVQLARAQFDVIMHQSQAHQVHKELKETMAQLEAIRHEIRTVSFMNPGQLTTRLVDNLDKTTAANEGTEPEKVTEENVSRTTSKKSNYFELV, via the exons ATGCTTGGAGTCTCGTATGGACAGCTTCTCCTCTTGATCGGAGCTGTTGTTGCCTTCAATG GTCCCAAGGATTTCCCACGTGTTTCCAGAATAGCAGGGAGGCTGGCTGGTCGTGCAATTGGTTATGTTCAATTAGCTCGTGCTCAGTTTGATGTTATTATGCATCAATCTCAGGCTCACCAG GTGCATAAAGAACTAAAAGAAACAATGGCTCAGTTGGAAGCTATACGTCATGAGATTAGAACAGTCTCTTTTATGAATCCTGGTCAATTGACGACAAGACTGGTGGATAATCTTGATAAGACAACTGCAGCAAATG AAGGCACAGAACCAGAAAAGGTAACAGAAGAGAACGTATCCAGGACTACTTCTAAG AAAAGCAACTACTTCGAGCTCGTTTGA
- the LOC141677103 gene encoding uncharacterized protein LOC141677103 isoform X7 → MEGERDYREELENETPAPSETVASNPRKRKPMESRSNLWDHYQKIRDEQGNLIKEIPATTSRIQEADCELFLAEQVSRFEILQTIICRKKRTEF, encoded by the exons ATGGAAGGTGAGCGTGATTACCGAGAAGAACTTGAAAATGAAACTCCAGCTCCAAGCGAAACCGTAGCTTCGAATCCCCGAAAGAGAAAGCCAATGGAATCGAGAAGCAATCTATGGGATCATTATCAAAAAATTAGAGATGAACAAGGGAACCTTATTAAAG aAATACCAGCCACTACCAGCCGGATTCAGGAGGCGGACTGTGAATTATTTCTGGCTGAACAA GTGTCcagatttgagattttacaaacTATAATATGCAG GAAGAAAAGAACTGAATTCTGA
- the LOC141677103 gene encoding uncharacterized protein LOC141677103 isoform X8: MEGERDYREELENETPAPSETVASNPRKRKPMESRSNLWDHYQKIRDEQGNLIKEIPATTSRIQEADCELFLAEQEEKN; the protein is encoded by the exons ATGGAAGGTGAGCGTGATTACCGAGAAGAACTTGAAAATGAAACTCCAGCTCCAAGCGAAACCGTAGCTTCGAATCCCCGAAAGAGAAAGCCAATGGAATCGAGAAGCAATCTATGGGATCATTATCAAAAAATTAGAGATGAACAAGGGAACCTTATTAAAG aAATACCAGCCACTACCAGCCGGATTCAGGAGGCGGACTGTGAATTATTTCTGGCTGAACAA GAAGAAAAGAACTGA
- the LOC141677103 gene encoding uncharacterized protein LOC141677103 isoform X6, with product MNKGTLLKDILAFPISTVASESAFSTGGRVLNDFWSSLTPKMVEALVCAQDWMRKTVKAISVEEDPEEMRQLDEALEKMKVDASSTAASATGTSTELDQQ from the exons ATGAACAAGGGAACCTTATTAAAG GATATTTTAGCTTTTCCAATATCCACGGTTGCATCGGAATCGGCTTTTAGCACGGGTGGTAGAGTTCTCAATGATTTTTGGAGTTCCCTAACACCTAAAATGGTCGAAGCACTTGTTTGTGCTCAAGATTGGATGAGAAAGACCGTAAAAGCTATTAGTGTTGAAGAGGACCCCGAAGAAATGAGACAACTTGATGAAG CACTTGAGAAGATGAAAGTTGACGCAAGTTCCACAGCAGCATCAGCCACTGGAACCAGCACTGAGCTAGATCAACAATAA
- the LOC141677103 gene encoding uncharacterized protein LOC141677103 isoform X1, with translation MDKRWGSMGKSLEGTLNKMFNEYKSKMATNKKRDEARDKRREENVSQVHLYQSLRMQFEKDVGLISSDGSASDLEEYLSEKPKTYSCLDRFDILEWWKNNSMRFPVLSQMAQDILAFPISTVASESAFSTGGRVLNDFWSSLTPKMVEALVCAQDWMRKTVKAISVEEDPEEMRQLDEALEKMKVDASSTAASATGTSTELDQQ, from the exons ATGGATAAGAGGTGGGGGTCGATGGGAAAGTCTTTAGAAGGgacattaaacaaaatgttcaatGAATACAAATCTAAAATGGCAACAAACAAAAAAAGAGATGAAGCTAGAGATAAAagaagggaagaaaatgttagcCAAGTGCATCTATATCAATCGTTGAGGATGCAATTTGAGAAAGATGTTGGATTGATTTCAAGTGATGGTAGTGCATCCGATTTGGAGGAATATTTGAGTGAAAAACCAAAAACATATAGTTGTTTGGATCGGTTTGATATTTTAGAGTGGTGGAAAAATAATTCAATGAGATTCCCCGTTTTATCTCAAATGGCTCAGGATATTTTAGCTTTTCCAATATCCACGGTTGCATCGGAATCGGCTTTTAGCACGGGTGGTAGAGTTCTCAATGATTTTTGGAGTTCCCTAACACCTAAAATGGTCGAAGCACTTGTTTGTGCTCAAGATTGGATGAGAAAGACCGTAAAAGCTATTAGTGTTGAAGAGGACCCCGAAGAAATGAGACAACTTGATGAAG CACTTGAGAAGATGAAAGTTGACGCAAGTTCCACAGCAGCATCAGCCACTGGAACCAGCACTGAGCTAGATCAACAATAA
- the LOC141678753 gene encoding uncharacterized protein LOC141678753: MMRSSSSSSSRMSEIEIEQEEWYRSEELFEIKHLESIYEETGKEDEQVVYVALLGQTTSSNSSSSSHDMDALVWTLNHLLHPFSESLVNLVYVFPQLHYIPTPLGKLPINQVNPEQKERYMIQERGKRRDFLQKFLDICAASKVKVETILIESDMEAKALLDLIPILYMKKLVLGAPKSSLRKLRSRKGNETVDQMVQNMPEFCELHIICEGKEVMLEKQTLESPSSGVPDNINNIVDNNNSSNDISENCREDEFQNNASFPCSCFTPKARA; this comes from the exons ATGATGAGGAGCAGCAGCAGTAGTAGCAGTAGAATGAGCGAAATCGAAATCGAACAAGAGGAATGGTATAGGAGTGAGGAGCTGTTTGAGATAAAGCATTTGGAATCCATTTATGAAGAAACAGGAAAGGAAGATGAACAAGTTGTATATGTAGCACTGCTTGGGCAGACGACTAGTAGTAATAGTAGCAGTAGTAGTCATGACATGGATGCTCTGGTTTGGACACTTAACCATCTTCTTCATCCTTTTTCTGAATCTCTTGTTAATCTCGTCTATGTTTTTCCTCAACTTCACTACATCCCCACTCCAT TAGGAAAGCTCCCAATCAATCAAGTGAATCCGGAGCAGAAGGAGAGATATATGATCCAAGAAAGAGGCAAGAGGAGAGATTTTCTTCAGAAGTTTTTGGATATTTGCGCAGCTTCAAAG GTTAAAGTGGAAACCATATTGATTGAAAGTGATATGGAAGCAAAAGCCTTACTAGATCTCATTCCTATCCTTTACATGAAGAAGTTGGTTCTAGGTGCTCCCAAATCCAGTTTAAG GAAACTGAGGTCTAGAAAAGGAAACGAAACTGTTGATCAGATGGTACAAAATATGCCTGAATTCTGCGAGCTTCACATCATATGCGAAGGAAAAGAAGTGATGCTAGAGAAGCAAACACTTGAATCTCCTTCTTCGGGAGTACCCGACAACATTAATAATATTGTAGACAACAATAACAGCAGTAATGATATTTCTGAAAActgcagggaagatgagtttcAGAACAACGCCTCGTTTCCCTGCAGTTGTTTTACACCTAAAGCAAGAGCATGA
- the LOC141679987 gene encoding putative pectinesterase/pectinesterase inhibitor 41 gives MVEKRRQGVVLGYGEYMEIYVLKVFFSVVKASDRVVCQFYCENWPFKRSPGLTTGAIAGLKDCSLLAELNVDYILESSTIIKQAQTLFVSQADTVHTLMITILTNTQTCLDGLEETASSWSLKDRVSVPLVNATNFYSVSLSLFQTGWVPTTKRVLSRTPKRRGAFAHVRFPFKTSDKNKAILQKIGRRHLLQDDNDYIIVSNIVVVSQDGTGDFTTINDALTLAPNKTVASDGYFVIYVIVGVYKKYVFIPKNNKYIMMIGDGINQTVITGNHSTVDGLSTFNSAIFVVVGQGFVAVNITFRNTAGAVNHQAVAMRSRADMSTFYSYSFEGYQDTLYPHSNRQFYIEYDIYGTVDFIFGNGAAVMKKRANNRVDDLHGMFCDLKLARKESRTNDVALLEEQVNQMLGEWQSVLNHPSPASSF, from the exons ATGGTCGAGAAGAGGCGACAAGGAGTTGTGTTAGGTTATGGTGAGTACATGGAGATTTATGTCTTGAAGGTGTTCTTTTCTGTTGTTAAAGCTAGTGATCGCGTTGTTTGCCAATTTTATTGTGAAAATTGGCCTTTCAAG CGAAGCCCTGGTTTGACAACCGGAGCTATTGCTGGTCTTAAAGATTGTAGTTTACTAGCTGAGCTTAACGTTGACTATATATTAGAGTCTTCCACAATAATCAAGCAAGCTCAGACCTTATTTGTTTCTCAAGCAGACACTGTTCATACATTAATGATAACTATTTTAACCAATACACAAACTTGTTTAGACGGGCTCGAAGAAACTGCTTCTTCTTGGAGTTTGAAAGATAGAGTATCTGTTCCTCTTGTTAATGCAACTAATTTTTATAGTGTTTCTTTATCTCTTTTCCAAACAGGTTGGGTTCCAACTACAAAAAGAGTTTTATCTCGTACTCCTAAGAGGAGAGGAGCATTTGCACACGTTAGATTCCCCTTTAAAACATCTGACAAAAATAAAGCAATTCTTCAAAAGATAGGTCGCAGACATCTTCTACAAGATGATAATGATTATATAATAGTGAGTAACATTGTTGTCGTGAGTCAAGATGGAACAGGGGACTTTACAACCATCAATGACGCCTTAACTTTGGCTCCCAACAAAACTGTAGCTAGTGACGGCTACTTTGTGATATATGTCATAGTTGGGGTCTATAAAAAATATGTGTTCATTCCAAAGAATAACAAGTACATTATGATGATTGGTGATGGAATTAACCAGACAGTAATCACTGGCAACCATAGTACTGTTGATGGCTTGTCAACTTTTAACTCTGCAATATTTG TTGTAGTGGGACAGGGATTCGTAGCAGTAAATATAACATTCCGGAACACAGCAGGGGCAGTAAATCACCAGGCAGTTGCAATGCGAAGTAGGGCAGATATGTCAACATTCTATAGCTACAGCTTTGAAGGGTATCAAGATACCCTGTATCCCCACTCCAATAGGCAATTCTACATAGAATATGACATATATGGCACAGTCGACTTTATATTTGGCAACGGAGCCGCT GTGATGAAAAAAAGAGCAAATAATAGAGTGGATGATCTACATGGTATGTTCTGTGATCTTAAATTAGCTAGAAAAGAGAGTCGTACTAATGATGTTGCTTTATTAGAAGAACAAGTTAATCAGATGCTTGGAGAGTGGCAATCTGTACTTAATCATCCTTCTCCTGCTTCTTCTTTTTAG